A single genomic interval of Spinacia oleracea cultivar Varoflay chromosome 6, BTI_SOV_V1, whole genome shotgun sequence harbors:
- the LOC110778643 gene encoding equilibrative nucleotide transporter 3 yields the protein MGAADEISIPERLQGKRSAVVVCFLLGLGSLLSWNSMLTIGDYYYKVFPNYHPSRVLTLVYQPFAVGTMAILAYNESRIDTRKRNIAGLVLFFISTLGILLLDVATSGKGGVGPYVGLCLLVGAFGIADAHVQGGICGDLAFMLPEMTQSFFCGLAASGVLTSGLRLVTKAAFEKSHDGGLRKGALLFLSIATGIEFLCIFLYAFYFPKLPIVKYFRSKAASEGSKTVAADLAAAGISQVDDSKKVEDSLTLKQLIHQNWDYFLGLYLIYVLTLSIFPGFLYENTGTHKLGDWYAVVLIAMYNLLDLIGRYTPLIKFLKLESRKGLLIVILSRFLFVPAFYFTAKYGGEGWMIMLTSLLGYTNGHLTVCVMTAAPKGYKGPEQNAMGNLLVLFLLGGIFTGVCLDWLWIIGKGKF from the exons ATGGGTGCTGCTGATGAAATAAGCATTCCTGAAAGATTGCAG GGAAAAAGGAGTGCTGTGGTTGTATGCTTTTTACTTGGATTAGGGTCACTCTTATCATGGAACAGTATGCTAACCATTGGAGATTACTATTACAAAGTTTTCCCA AATTACCACCCGTCAAGGGTTCTTACACTTGTGTATCAACCATTTGCCGTGGGAACAATGGCAATACTCGCTTACAACGAATCACGGATTGACACTCGAAAGAGAAACATAGCCGGATTGGTTCTGTTCTTCATTAGTACTCTGGGTATTTTATTG TTAGATGTAGCAACATCAGGAAAAGGAGGAGTTGGGCCTTATGTAGGTTTATGCTTACTCGTTGGGGCTTTTGGAATTGCAGACGCTCACGTTCAAGGTGGAATTTGTGGTGATTTAGCTTTTATGTTGCCTGAGATGACTCAA TCATTCTTTTGTGGTTTGGCTGCTTCGGGTGTTCTAACCTCTGGTCTGAGGCTAGTGACAAAAGCAGCGTTTGAAAAATCTCATGATGGTGGCCTACGCAAGGGTGCTT tactatttttgtcaatcgCCACAGGAATTGAGTTTTTGTGCATTTTCCTGTATGCGTTTTACTTCCCAAAGTTGCCGATTGTCAAGTATTTCCGGTCCAAGGCTGCCTCGGAAGGGTCCAAGACTGTTGCAGCTGACCTTGCTGCTGCTGGTATCAGCCAG GTTGATGATAGTAAGAAAGTTGAAGATAGTTTGACACTGAAACAATTGATACATCAAAATTGGGATTATTTCCTGGGTTTGTACCTGATATATGTGCTGACATTGTCAATTTTCCCCGGCTTTCTGTATGAAAATACAGGAACTCACAAATTGGGGGACTG GTATGCTGTTGTGTTGATTGCCATGTACAATCTTTTGGATCTAATAGGAAGATACACTCCTCTTATAAAGTTCTTGAAGTTGGAGTCTAGAAAAGGCCTATTGATAGTGATCCTATCCCGTTTCCTATTTGTTCCCGCATTTTACTTCACAGCAAAGTATGGCGGTGAAGGGTGGATGATCATGCTCACTTCCTTGTTGGGATACACTAACGGACATCTCACAGTTTGTGTGATGACTGCTGCACCCAAAGGCTACAAG GGACCAGAGCAAAATGCAATGGGGAACCTGCTGGTTTTATTCCTACTGGGTGGCATTTTCACTGGTGTTTGCCTTGATTGGTTATGGATCATAGGTAAAGGAAAGTTCTGA
- the LOC110778645 gene encoding equilibrative nucleotide transporter 3, producing the protein MSNTAADDGIPTRLLEGKRSAMFVCWLLGMGSLLAWNTMLTVGDYYYQVFPNYHPSRVLTLVYQPFAVGTIAILAYNESGLNTRRRNIAGYVLFFLSTLGCILLDLGTSGKGGVGPYVGLCILVGCFGLADALVQGGMCGDLAFMLPEFLQSFFAGLAASGALTSGLRLVTKAIFDKTHDGLRKGALLFLAISTAIEFLCIFLYAFYFPKLPIVKYFRSKAASEGSKTVTADLAAVGINQVENGAKLNDRLTLKQLLRQNWDYFLDLYLIYVLTLSIFPGFLYENTGAHTLGTWYSVVLIAMYNVLDLIGRYTPLIKCLNLESRKGLMIAILARVLFVPAFYFTAKYADEGWMILLTSILGFTNGHLTVCVLTAAPKGYKGPEQNALGNLLVLFLLGGIFSGVCLDWLWLIGHGSF; encoded by the exons ATGAGTAATACTGCGGCTGATGATGGTATCCCAACTAGATTATTGGAG GGGAAAAGGAGTGCTATGTTTGTATGTTGGTTACTTGGAATGGGGTCTCTCCTTGCATGGAACACTATGCTGACTGTTGGAGATTACTACTACCAAGTTTTCCCG AATTACCATCCTTCGAGGGTACTTACCCTTGTATACCAACCATTCGCCGTGGGAACAATAGCAATTCTTGCGTATAACGAATCAGGGCTGAATACTCGAAGGAGAAACATAGCTGGATACGTTCTTTTCTTCCTTAGTACTCTGGGTTGTATATTG TTAGATTTAGGTACATCTGGGAAAGGAGGAGTTGGACCTTATGTAGGATTATGCATACTGGTTGGCTGTTTTGGTCTAGCAGATGCTCTTGTCCAAGGTGGGATGTGTGGAGACTTGGCTTTTATGCTGCCTGAGTTTTTACAA TCGTTCTTTGCTGGTTTGGCCGCTTCTGGTGCACTAACCTCTGGTCTGAGGCTCGTGACAAAAGCAATATTCGATAAAACTCACGATGGCTTACGCAAGGGTGCTT TATTATTTTTGGCTATCTCCACGGCAATTGAGTTTTTGTGCATTTTCTTATATGCGTTTTACTTCCCTAAGTTACCGATTGTCAAGTACTTCCGCTCCAAAGCAGCTTCGGAGGGATCTAAAACTGTTACCGCTGACCTTGCTGCAGTCGGTATCAACCAA GTTGAGAACGGTGCAAAATTGAATGATCGtttaacacttaaacaattgcTTCGTCAGAATTGGGATTATTTTTTGGATTTATACCTTATTTACGTGTTGACGTTGTCAATTTTTCCTGGTTTCCTATATGAAAATACAGGAGCTCATACATTAGGCACATG GTATTCTGTGGTGTTAATTGCCATGTACAATGTTTTGGACCTGATTGGAAGATACACTCCTCTGATCAAGTGCTTAAATTTAGAGTCTCGAAAGGGCCTAATGATTGCGATACTAGCTCGTGTACTCTTTGTTCCTGCATTTTACTTCACTGCAAAGTATGCAGATGAAGGATGGATGATCCTGCTCACATCCATATTAGGGTTTACTAATGGTCACCTTACTGTTTGTGTGTTAACCGCCGCACCTAAAGGCTACAAG GGACCGGAGCAAAACGCATTAGGGAATTTGCTGGTGCTTTTTCTTTTAGGCGGCATATTTTCCGGGGTTTGCCTTGATTGGTTGTGGCTCATAGGTCACGGAAGCTTTTGA